A window from Primulina eburnea isolate SZY01 chromosome 2, ASM2296580v1, whole genome shotgun sequence encodes these proteins:
- the LOC140816753 gene encoding auxin response factor 19-like gives MKMPAAAGSQSVNANSSVDGEKKSINPELWQACAGPLVNLPAAGTHVVYFPQGHSEQVAASMKKDMDAQIPNYPHLPSKLLCLLHSVTLHADTETDEVYAQMTLQPVSSFDREALLRSDLSTKANKPLTDFFCKTLTASDTSTHGGFSVPRRAAEKIFPRLDFTMQPPAQELVARDLHDNVWTFRHIYRGQPKRHLLTTGWSLFVSGKRLFAGDSVLFIRDEKQQLLLGTRRANRQPTNLSSSVLSSDSMHIGILAAAAHAAANNSPFTVFYNPRASPSEFVIPLAKYYKSVCSNQISLGMRFRMMFETEESGTRRYMGTITGISDLDPVRWKNSQWRNLQVGWDESTAGERRSRVSIWEIEPVTAPFFICPTPPFFRSKRPRQPGMPDDDSSDLDNIFRRTMPWLGDDFGMKDPQALPGLSLVQWMNMQQNSSLSNSIQPNYMNSLSSSVVQNLAGTDIACLTGVPTNQISQPNNIQYSTSRPTQSVQQLDQLHKLPIPSSALNPLGSIIQPQSQLADASPSQRQNMISQALPTNQVQPQILQSQSPVQVPHVLQQQQQQQQQSLLNHQLQINLSQNPTQMQQQQLIMSHTQQPNLVVTQPMDHVSQPSNTSENQIQLQLLQRLHQQQQSLLAQQSVMQLPSQITQLQDKHKQLFDIPRSMPTSQMLDVSQATPNVPQSHVVTQQMVGTNSQSNLRFGVQPPQQPKLLSQQQSGILSEVSGHVGISLNPMNNQLSAGSSNMLTVAAGAGQSAVTEEIPSCSTSPSTNNSQNAAHSIMNGRNYRSMMGDEIAQSSATLFNISGLDTMSSNGNLLKDLHPKSDVKPSLNVPKSQSHGLFASQAYINAAGTQVDYLDSSSSATSVLSQNDVQLHQNSNAMCFNTQSMLFRDASHDGEVQDGPRNNVPFGSNIDSQLEMPMMSDTLITKDMVGSGKDFSTNLSSGGGMLSVYENPKESQPELSSSMVSQSFGVPDIAFNSIDSTINEGSFMNRGTWAPPQIPRMRTYTKVYKRGAVGRSIDIMRYSGYDDLKQDLARRFGIEGQLEDRQRIGWKLVYMDHENDVLLVGDDPWEEFVNCVRCIKILSPQEVQQMSLDGDFGNNVLNQACSSSDNV, from the exons ATGAAGATGCCAGCCGCCGCCGGAAGTCAGTCGGTTAACGCCAACTCCTCCGTTGATG GCGAGAAGAAGAGCATAAATCCAGAGCTATGGCAAGCGTGCGCCGGCCCTCTGGTGAACTTGCCGGCAGCTGGGACCCACGTCGTCTACTTTCCTCAAGGTCACAGTGAACAG GTTGCCGCATCCATGAAAAAGGACATGGATGCACAAATCCCAAACTACCCACATCTTCCGTCCAAACTGCTATGCCTCCTTCACAGCGTCACTTTGCAT GCTGATACAGAAACGGATGAAGTTTATGCCCAAATGACACTTCAACCAGTATCTTCG TTTGATAGAGAAGCTTTATTGAGATCAGATCTGTCGACGAAAGCAAATAAACCCCTAAcggattttttttgtaaaacattGACGGCAAGTGATACAAGCACTCACGGAGGTTTTTCTGTTCCTCGTCGTGCTGCAGAAAAGATTTTTCCTCGTCTT GACTTCACAATGCAACCACCAGCACAAGAACTTGTGGCTCGGGACTTGCATGATAATGTTTGGACATTTCGCCATATTTACCGGG GACAACCAAAGCGACATTTGCTTACGACCGGATGGAGCCTTTTCGTTAGTGGAAAGAGGCTATTTGCTGGTGACTCAGTCTTATTTATTAG GGACGAAAAGCAGCAGCTGCTTCTGGGCACCAGACGAGCTAACAGGCAACCGACAAACTTATCATCATCTGTGTTGTCAAGTGATAGTATGCATATCGGAATTCTAGCAGCAGCTGCCCATGCTGCTGCAAACAACAGTCCGTTCACAGTTTTTTACAATCCAAG AGCTAGCCCGTCAGAATTTGTCATCCCTTTAGCCAAGTATTACAAATCAGTTTGCAGCAACCAAATATCTCTTGGCATGCGCTTCCGCATGATGTTTGAAACTGAAGAATCAGGAACAAGAAG ATATATGGGTACAATTACTGGCATTAGTGACCTGGATCCAGTCAGGTGGAAAAACTCTCAATGGCGTAACTTACAG GTTGGCTGGGATGAGTCAACTGCAGGGGAAAGGCGCAGTCGTGTGTCTATTTGGGAGATTGAGCCTGTAACTGCTCCATTTTTTATATGCCCTACCCCACCGTTCTTCCGTTCAAAGCGCCCAAGGCAACCAGGAATGCCAG ATGACGATTCTTCAGATCTAGATAACATATTCAGACGGACGATGCCATGGCTTGGTGATGACTTTGGTATGAAAGATCCCCAAGCTCTCCCAGGCCTTAGCTTAGTTCAGTGGATGAACATGCAGCAGAATTCTTCACTATCTAATTCCATTCAACCAAATTATATGAATTCACTATCCAGTTCTGTCGTACAAAACCTTGCTGGTACGGATATAGCATGCCTAACAGGTGTTCCCACGAATCAAATTTCTCAGCCAAATAACATACAGTATAGTACCTCGAGACCAACCCAATCCGTACAACAGCTCGACCAGCTTCACAAGCTGCCAATCCCGTCCTCCGCATTGAACCCTTTAGGTTCGATTATTCAGCCTCAATCACAGTTGGCAGACGCTTCACCGTCCCAGAGACAAAACATGATCAGTCAAGCTTTACCTACAAACCAAGTTCAGCCTCAAATTTTGCAGTCACAGAGTCCTGTCCAAGTGCCACATGTgctgcagcagcagcagcagcagcagcagcaatcTCTTCTTAATCACCAGCTTCAAATAAATCTTTCTCAAAATCCAACTCAGATGCAACAGCAGCAGCTGATTATGAGTCACACACAGCAGCCAAATCTGGTGGTCACTCAGCCTATGGATCATGTGAGCCAACCGTCGAATACATCAGAGAATCAAATACAGCTTCAACTTCTACAGAGGCTTCATCAGCAACAACAATCACTGTTAGCACAGCAATCTGTGATGCAACTGCCTTCTCAAATTACACAGCTGCAAGATAAGCATAAACAGCTATTCGACATACCTAGGTCGATGCCGACAAGCCAAATGTTAGACGTTTCTCAAGCTACACCCAACGTACCTCAGTCACATGTTGTTACTCAACAGATGGTGGGAACTAATAGCCAATCCAATCTTAGGTTTGGCGTCCAACCACCTCAGCAACCAAAGCTTTTATCGCAACAACAGTCAGGAATACTATCAGAGGTTTCCGGGCATGTCGGGATTTCTTTAAACCCAATGAACAATCAGCTTTCGGCCGGTAGCAGCAATATGTTGACTGTTGCCGCTGGTGCTGGCCAATCTGCAGTTACTGAGGAAATTCCATCTTGTTCTACTTCACCATCCACGAACAACTCTCAGAATGCTGCTCACTCCATCATGAATGGCAGAAACTACCGTTCGATGATGGGGGATGAGATTGCACAGTCTTCTGCCACACTGTTTAATATAAGTGGTCTTGATACTATGTCATCTAATGGAAACTTACTTAAAGATTTACATCCAAAATCTGATGTTAAGCCGTCGTTGAATGTGCCTAAAAGTCAAAGTCATGGATTATTTGCGTCACAGGCATATATCAATGCTGCTGGTACGCAGGTGGATTACTTGGATAGTTCATCATCAGCAACGTCGGTTCTTTCTCAGAATGATGTCCAGCTACATCAAAACAGCAATGCCATGTGTTTCAATACTCAGTCGATGTTGTTTAGAGATGCAAGCCATGATGGGGAAGTTCAGGATGGTCCAAGGAACAATGTTCCGTTTGGTAGTAACATTGATAGTCAGCTAGAGATGCCTATGATGTCTGATACATTGATAACAAAGGACATGGTGGGATCTGGAAAAGATTTCTCGACTAATTTGTCATCTGGCGGAGGCATGCTTTCTGTCTATGAGAATCCTAAAGAATCTCAACCGGAACTTTCATCATCAATGGTTTCCCAGTCATTTGGAGTTCCTGATATCGCATTCAATTCAatagattcaacaataaatgAAGGTAGTTTCATGAATAGAGGCACCTGGGCCCCACCGCAGATACCAAGGATGAGGACGTATACAAAG GTTTACAAACGCGGAGCTGTTGGAAGATCAATTGATATTATGCGTTACTCGGGTTATGATGATCTTAAACAAGATCTAGCTCGTCGATTTGGTATAGAGGGACAACTCGAGGACCGACAGAGAATAGGCTGGAAACTTGTCTACATGGATCATGAGAACGACGTCTTACTAGTAGGAGACGACCCATGGGA AGAATTCGTGAACTGCGTGCGTTGCATCAAGATTCTTTCACCTCAAGAAGTCCAGCAAATGAGTTTGGATGGAGATTTTGGGAACAATGTCCTCAATCAAGCTTGTAGCAGCTCCGATAACGTGTAA
- the LOC140823972 gene encoding protein SMALL AUXIN UP-REGULATED RNA 51-like — MASAIKKVNMIAKIVRLRQVVCRWKAKSLMRLTSRYVFSDSDDPNASNCQTPSGSVAVYVGQERLRFVIPTHYLNLPVFGALLHQAEEEFGFQTNGGLVLPCEPSFFEEILRYLEEDEKKFCSFELDDFLKMVSEAGFESLDRPRCKESSASGSCHEFTPLLQKTRV, encoded by the coding sequence ATGGCATCCGCCATCAAGAAAGTCAACATGATCGCCAAAATCGTGCGGCTGAGGCAAGTCGTCTGCCGCTGGAAAGCCAAGAGCCTCATGCGCCTCACATCGCGTTACGTCTTCTCGGATTCCGACGACCCCAACGCCTCGAACTGCCAAACTCCCTCCGGTTCCGTCGCTGTCTACGTCGGCCAGGAGCGTCTGAGGTTCGTGATACCCACCCACTACCTGAACCTGCCCGTTTTCGGGGCCCTCCTCCACCAGGCGGAAGAGGAGTTCGGGTTCCAGACTAACGGTGGTTTGGTTCTGCCCTGCGAACCGAGTTTTTTTGAAGAAATCTTGCGTTATCTTGAGGAGGACGAAAAGAAGTTCTGCAGTTTTGAGCTGGACGACTTCTTGAAAATGGTTTCTGAAGCGGGGTTCGAATCTTTAGACAGGCCGCGTTGTAAAGAATCTTCCGCGTCGGGTTCCTGCCATGAATTCACTCCATTGCTGCAGAAGACTAGGGTTTGA